The Cohnella abietis genome has a segment encoding these proteins:
- a CDS encoding peptidylprolyl isomerase, with product MLHRNRMSYRRFAMLMLAAVMLVAIISGCGKKEEGKVIASYTGGEITDKEFDKYAAFTALMNQQKAMYMSIPQFKEQFIKQFIVSKVLIKEVSKDNLKEVDTAAATFKKQLEDGMKSTPELKEHMKTSKLTVKDAVAFFKIDAAFEKYYTTKGEELKAKVTEEEIKTEFDKNPSDFNVVTLRHILIGTSDPSTNAQLKSDEDALKLAKEVKVKLEAGGDWNALAKEYSTDPSSKETGGLYEKQKAGVWVPEFKEAANKQEIGKVGDPVRTQFGYHVMKVESREATPYDKLVKEDKDKLSVAVATTLLGDFLTKEQDKLGIKVTLPAEPTPTASGSPSASPSASPSASPSASPSASGSSK from the coding sequence GGTAAGAAAGAAGAAGGTAAGGTTATTGCTTCGTATACAGGTGGGGAAATTACAGACAAAGAGTTCGATAAATACGCAGCATTTACTGCTTTAATGAACCAACAGAAAGCGATGTATATGTCGATACCACAGTTTAAAGAACAATTCATTAAGCAATTCATCGTGTCAAAGGTACTAATTAAAGAGGTATCCAAAGACAATCTCAAGGAAGTTGATACGGCTGCAGCTACTTTTAAGAAGCAGCTGGAAGACGGAATGAAATCAACTCCTGAGCTTAAGGAACATATGAAGACTAGTAAGCTAACGGTTAAAGATGCGGTTGCATTCTTTAAGATCGATGCAGCTTTCGAGAAATATTACACCACTAAAGGTGAAGAGCTGAAAGCTAAGGTTACCGAAGAAGAAATTAAAACAGAATTCGATAAAAATCCTTCCGATTTTAACGTGGTTACCCTTCGTCACATTCTAATCGGCACGTCTGACCCATCTACTAATGCGCAATTAAAATCAGACGAAGATGCGCTTAAGCTTGCTAAAGAAGTTAAAGTGAAGCTGGAAGCAGGCGGAGACTGGAATGCTCTAGCTAAAGAATATTCCACAGATCCTAGCTCCAAAGAAACAGGCGGCTTATACGAGAAGCAAAAGGCAGGAGTATGGGTGCCTGAATTTAAAGAAGCGGCAAACAAGCAGGAAATCGGTAAAGTAGGCGACCCTGTTCGTACGCAATTCGGCTATCACGTCATGAAAGTCGAAAGCCGTGAGGCAACACCGTACGACAAGCTTGTTAAGGAAGATAAAGACAAGCTGTCAGTTGCTGTTGCTACAACCCTATTGGGCGATTTCTTAACGAAAGAACAGGACAAGCTGGGTATCAAGGTAACGTTGCCGGCAGAACCTACGCCTACCGCGTCAGGCTCTCCTAGCGCTTCTCCTTCAGCATCACCAAGTGCGTCTCCAAGTGCTTCACCGAGCGCTTCGGGGTCCTCTAAGTAA